The following proteins come from a genomic window of Athalia rosae chromosome 1, iyAthRosa1.1, whole genome shotgun sequence:
- the LOC105690788 gene encoding uncharacterized protein LOC105690788 isoform X2 has translation MNGNMIKTKKSAADKHQRSPRAAGPVRVIADAVKPAKKNGLEYWTAPASGITYSTRMKKKPRSKSENSKATADAPSIANKLASTRLLSPEREEKPRETVPIKKGSLCSLLDERNVYNVQYQLPASSFLHSHGRRYKEKDFTERVNNPGKTAAHDANPGSSRDETSVLRKEIHDWKVREALTNKVENLLGGIEMTTPTEHLELTRLPVKPPKDPSDKSSSNTRHNRPSYFLGNECIQSTRQKIPEVTTTPCSKQNHMNANGTTRSQNPDAEENETSRGVKKQKYSLDDYLINQNMQTLSGGSLLSPISPVSSPETVDVLQNAERLLKNAQRQLMEVSVNSTREPLNENLPSYLKQQHLDDGLSYIRDIVKAKFQDTNEPDTIPNQKTLTSNVHGSNRKLQPGRFQIRESSNILNKPLEISEQSSQFLSNQIPKKTLSTNERPFLQKAPHWFQKQIHVFPTSTTCNEKSNTKSSPAASCCAVANTGVFEVNSKTPPNKSIKVQTGPTVEIRGGLTIQNIENIHISPDPSMVPVHNNIAMYCFQHEPLASSSINDSNENQPSKSSIMASNGKKHCIVDGEKHIQSTNYIDEQKVQQVENTNHYIQYNTVATHVIPANNNSNNYDKNKHSVKYDENATSILKNRVSIDSSVNHHPIIHKTIMDNQKLHELKISLGSPEDTRDNSHSKKKVSINSDPIEPTLESVSTRDLEVQMANEREEIENTEITQNYQEFPSNLDSASSYHNQKFHLVQSDKDYVQRSKACKDECRTGSCSRKCERDVEHTEKQKLTDALQAIVNIQKLRYDMKDTGVVPSQCTQMCDDRNECVADTKHLNFQPISEPDQFKRLLERLCKSSPKTGASEIDTNSEIFKEAMDDFVKIFFEISGNSRYPVSNVDNHDTISIQNGQAIRIEERTDKIKIMTKAEKVAKASKQANLFPKLNQMEYRRGSEVKPKMGGNRIDGLPVTQNNASTSHAWRSPIERAREPNKYPKRPATDNAQLPKQKFAHNQREKSHSKNNYQEQQNNLMNLNLEQPCVSEVDAISKIYQESMAAIWQGTEQLSQLISHHVMKNASSTADQIASLPIPGTKKKFISCSSIKSPEQSVKSCANRMQVTEVEQQKHKVIRTPRSETFPVRLRNDAELSNEDNSVCIDEVSTSVTDIDDTSNAITMSQIDEPNSANMKPKCPMLQQRVAKPTRKPDGMQFMDVHYCITEPLGIQIPIGVKSDKNTSSSNLKSSMNMHLQLENASGENTRLCQRPNANMYGDQTVDLRFYESQVFTPGYKYNFDSSNNCPSEKVTAEPVLENKRVEFQGLGEIFDAMKRSSHLLKQLAVLLANGMKIDSVDDFVRSLEVAAIHPIVIDKFLSTLREKSKENSVLGKNVVMTQETDNGHKDSATLHPAGDYINNKINSKDQIMNMNLKFSDDCTHLMNHTNSQGDKVPENRSKSDLVAPDKDIGKVYLENSHDNFDISKPAFQDKISLSTSSLLSPLGNLLVQSSENEEQVSVAQRIISADDGRVRKESSKSENPRHVNTILNEQSNVNMGLQNSSFGYMINEKNEVPEIPITNKTVIDAIKSQQQKDQVPKNSTPEKTNLIESPDHSNRTLGCEHINSIEQDTLKIEVNDVLFQSSLDTGSDTGIATVHSPLQDNNKPSRGEHSQEGAVHCNCNKMQIPPSKTILITGESSLKSNSTSQSHERKAAKTSRASEKKKKPYQRRDANQNSSKVVAGTANRDFEKSSSKNMCPLCIRFHGICSCLNCSNCMVNFRKYQEVSSIIKVTKAKLPKSIAVTSHQVGSVKRLAQKSNDKSMNSRQGMPRIIKNSTNPLAGKKCSPITQKSKSKRNSASTSNGTFNSIQLLKSENRPEDCQKFSQGTIPELECSIMKDESQNTTKCVGKTVSTNTETIWQEATILADTSQLLIGTLEKIVNMKKFDNPAKETQVLKCSDKPSMINKTHNDHVDCQSQITSTTNIKEFTSMECQTLQSCSVLQERYKNSLKAIPVEVEMDSTSVEKSLEIFENQSILVLQPLSELDHTYFIAKPNFEERKLIKERLNANFNISNKEVTKYNESCNETSKKLTNSDDPSQLNVSLPADNHINNKECQVICSDVEDMANSTDKKQSAVIFACQHTTDSNPGSNNKKEPQEGHDSCSNDDECLICLQSSSESDNSQFPCSQDCLDEEMCSKVCAAITDFDETLQFGSINIDGILRKFLAENNASSVKLPILKALIQELEKVTYSQNVDRDRHQILHETSKHDSNQNDTEVRNAVELAQAAEPRFNEDRTRASSVQYGESHEKMLLIMKNRRSLMMPNVVRGLADVHPSKNLERLILHSTDPLVSGTFNKPESETRYSVFNKSDSEHTSFNFKDPKIQEHLTSVAQAAIQQIDMKPLEISADNVQSVAIKKAKKSTIAEKSMNNVSKSKKNEHGMQADSGASAESHSLEVAQGTKDDTRNHKIENLQKYSDKDLNDTEFSNRPQIIEHFLGKIRLEDMKIQNININKNDCTHLTPITTIDLENIGIGKRLDHSVSQVDMQKYFASSMPGIPRTNLTNFNQSASKYLDQTSCDTLSEGEINLPSSCSRSLGEVRITTSSCSTTVEKSYRDPDGFTVIVTKSVLDSTLATCTHVDSIEMGKALELAPYIFVCNVQNNWSRVRGTSSYLCAAHGWWK, from the exons gaacgaatgcattCAAAGCACCAGGCAAAAGATTCCTGAGGTGACTACTACTCCTTGTTCAAAGCAAAATCATATGAATGCAAATGGAACTACCAGATCGCAGAACCCGGATGCAGAAGAAAACGAGACAAGTAGAGGTgttaaaaagcaaaaatattcTCTAGATGATTACTTG ATCAACCAAAATATGCAGACACTGAGCGGGGGATCACTGTTATCGCCAATAAGTCCAGTGTCAAGTCCAGAAACTGTAGATGTACTACAAAATGCAGAGAGACTTTTAAAAAACGCACAACGACAATTAATGGAAGTCAGCGTTAACTCTACGAGGGAACCATTGAACGAAAATCTTCCGAG CTACTTAAAACAACAGCATCTGGATGACGGGTTATCATACATTCGCGATATCGTCAAAGCTAAATTTCAAGACACCAATGAGCCGGACACAATTCCCAATCAGAAAACCTTGACAAGTAATGTACATGGTTCAAACAGAAAATTACAACCTGGTCGATTTCAAATTAGAGAATCAAGCAACATACTTAACAAGCCATTAGAAATATCGGAACAAAGttcacaatttttgtcgaatcaGATACCAAAGAAAACATTATCAACCAACGAAAGACCATTTCTCCAAAAAGCTCCACATTGGTTCCAGAAACAGATTCATGTTTTTCCGACATCCACAACAtgcaatgaaaaatcaaacaccAAGAGTTCACCTGCAGCTTCATGCTGTGCTGTTGCTAACACTGGAGTATTCGAAGTTAACAGTAAAACTCCTCCAAACAAAAGTATTAAAGTTCAAACTGGACCTACCGTAGAAATTCGAGGAGGATTGACAATTCAGAATATCGAGAATATACACATATCACCGGATCCTTCTATGGTACCAGTTCACAACAACATAGCTATGTACTGTTTTCAACACGAGCCATTGGCAAGTTCAAGTATTAatgattcaaatgaaaatcaacCCAGTAAGTCGAGTATTATGGCCTCcaatggaaaaaaacattgcattgTTGATGGAGAGAAACACATTCAGTCCACAAATTATATAGATGAACAAAAGGTACAACAGGTTGAAAATACTAATCACTACATACAGTATAATACAGTTGCCACGCATGTGATACCAGCtaacaataatagtaacaatTATGACAAGAATAAACATAGTGTAAAATATGATGAGAATGCTACAAGTATTCTCAAAAACAGGGTATCTATTGATAGTAGTGTTAATCATCACCCAATTATACACAAAACAATAATGGATAATCAGAAATTacatgaattgaaaatctcaCTGGGATCTCCAGAGGATACAAGAGACAACtcacattcgaaaaaaaaagtgagcatTAATTCAGATCCCATTGAACCTACTCTTGAATCTGTTTCCACAAGAGACTTGGAAGTACAGATGGCGaatgagagagaagaaatcgaaaatacAGAGATCACACAAAATTATCAAGAGTTTCCAAGCAATCTGGACTCAGCTAGTTCTTATcataatcaaaaatttcacctggTGCAGTCAGACAAGGATTATGTACAGCGGTCTAAAGCTTGCAAGGACGAGTGCAGAACTGGTTCTTGTTCAAGGAAATGTGAGAGAGATGTAGAACACACAGAAAAGCAGAAATTGACAGATGCACTACAGGCTATAGTTAACATTCAGAAACTCAGGTATGATATGAAAGATACCGGTGTTGTTCCATCTCAGTGTACGCAAATGTGCGACGACAGAAATGAATGTGTCGCGGATACGAAACATCTTAATTTTCAACCAATTTCAGAGCCTGACCAATTCAAGAGACTTTTAGAGCGACTTTGTAAGTCCAGCCCAAAAACTGGAGCTTCTGAAATCGATACCaattccgaaattttcaaagaagcaATGGAtgattttgtcaaaattttcttcgagataaGTGGCAATTCGCGGTATCCAGTTTCGAATGTGGATAATCATGATACGATATCAATACAAAATGGACAAGCCATaagaatcgaagaaagaaCTGATAAGATTAAAATTATGACGAAAGCAGAAAAGGTAGCTAAGGCCTCAAAGCAGGCAAATTTGTTTCCCAAATTAAACCAAATGGAATATCGACGAGGAAGCGAAGTCAAGCCTAAGATGGGTggaaatagaattgatggattACCTGTTACCCAAAATAATGCTTCAACCTCGCATGCATGGCGGTCACCCATTGAGCGAGCTAGAGAACCCAACAAATACCCAAAACGCCCAGCTACTGATAATGCTCAATTACCGAAGCAAAAATTCGCTCATAATCAGAGAGAGAAAAGCCattcaaaaaacaattatcaGGAACAACAGAATAATCTTATGAATTTGAACTTAGAACAACCTTGTGTATCGGAAGTTGATGCAATTTCGAAGATCTATCAAGAATCCATGGCAGCCATTTGGCAAGGTACTGAACAATTGTCCCAATTAATATCACACCACGTAATGAAGAATGCTTCGTCTACAGCTGATCAGATTGCATCTCTACCTATACCTggcactaaaaaaaaatttatttcatgtaGTTCAATAAAATCTCCTGAGCAATCTGTCAAAAGCTGTGCTAACAGAATGCAAGTTACAGAAGTTGAGCAGCAAAAACATAAAGTAATCAGGACTCCACGGTCTGAAACCTTTCCAGTACGTTTAAGGAACGATGCAGAGCTTAGCAATGAGGATAATTCAGTATGCATAGATGAAGTAAGTACATCGGTGACTGATATAGATGACACAAGTAATGCTATTACTATGTCCCAAATTGACGAGCCGAATTCGGCAAATATGAAACCTAAATGTCCAATGTTACAACAAAGAGTGGCAAAGCCGACGCGAAAACCAGACGGTATGCAATTCATGGATGTTCATTATTGTATCACCGAACCACTTGGGATTCAAATTCCAATCGGAGTTAAATCAGACAAAAATACGAGCTCATCTAACTTGAAAAGTTCAATGAACATGCACCTACAGTTGGAAAATGCTAGCGGTGAAAATACAAGATTGTGCCAACGTCCGAATGCCAATATGTATGGTGATCAAACTGTAGACCTTAGATTCTATGAGTCTCAGGTATTTACCCCTGgatacaaatataattttgacTCATCAAATAATTGTCCAAGTGAAAAAGTCACTGCAGAGCCtgttttagaaaataaaagagtagAATTCCAAGGGctgggagaaatttttgacgCTATGAAAAGATCTTCACATTTATTGAAACAATTGGCTGTTCTATTGGccaatggaatgaaaattgactCAGTTGATGATTTTGTACGAAGTTTGGAAGTGGCTGCAATTCATCCAATTgtaattgacaaatttttatcaacattgagagaaaaaagtaaagaaaattcCGTACTTGGAAAGAATGTTGTCATGACGCAAGAGACGGATAACGGACATAAAGATTCCGCAACTTTGCACCCTGCTGGTGATTACATAAATAACAAGATAAATTCAAAAGATCAGATCATGAATATGAACCTAAAATTTTCTGATGATTGTACACATTTGATGAATCATACTAATAGTCAAGGTGATAAGGTTCCAGAAAATAGATCAAAAAGTGACTTGGTTGCACCTGACAAAGATATTGGCAAAGTATACTTGGAAAATAGTCATGATAACTTTGATATATCTAAACCTGCTTTCCAAGATAAGATTAGCTTATCaacatcatcattattatcacctCTTGGTAATCTTCTGGTACAGAGTTCCGAAAATGAGGAGCAAGTCTCTGTGGCTCAGAGAATAATATCAGCAGATGATGGAAGAGTGAGAAAAGAATCCTCTAAGAGTGAAAATCCTAGGCATGTGAATACCATATTGAACGAACAGAGCAATGTAAACATGGGTTTACAGAATTCGTCTTTTGGCTATATGATCAATGAAAAGAATGAAG TTCCAGAGATACCCATTACTAATAAAACTGTTATTGATGCCATTAAATCACAACAACAAAAGGATCAAGTTCCCAAAAATTCTACgccagaaaaaacaaatttgattGAATCTCCAGACCACAGCAATAGAACTCTTGGATGTGAACATATAAATTCCATAGAACAAGACACCTTGAAAATAGAAGTCAATGATGTGCTATTCCAATCTTCTTTGGATACTGGCTCAGATACTGGTATAGCTACAGTACATTCACCATTACAAGATAACAACAAACCATCTAGAGGGGAACATTCACAGGAAGGGGCTGTCCATTGCAATTGTAACAAGATGCAGATTCCTCCGAGCAAAACAATATTAATCACAGG GGAGAGTTCATTAAAATCAAATTCTACATCACAGAGT CATGAGAGAAAAGCAGCAAAGACAAGCAGAgctagcgagaaaaaaaagaaaccataTCAGAGACGCGATGCTAATCAGAATTCGTCAAAGGTTGTTGCTGGTACAGCAAACCgtgactttgaaaaatctagTTCCAAAAATATGTGTCCTTTATGCATACGATTTCATGGAATTTGTAGCTGTCTAAATTGCAGCAATTGCATGGTGAACTTTAGGAAGTATCAAGAAGTATCatcaataataaaagtaacaaAAGCCAAGCTCCCTAAATCAATAGCAGTGACTTCACACCAAGTTGGTTCTGTGAAACGTTTAGCACAAAAGTCGAACGATAAAAGTATGAACAGCCGGCAAGGAATGCcgagaattattaaaaattccacAAACCCACTGGCTGGCAAAAAATGTTCTCCCATAACGCAGAAATCTAAATCTAAACGCAATTCTGCAAGTACGAGCAATGGTACTTTCAATAGCATTCAGTTATTAAAGTCTGAAAATAGACCAGAAGACTGTCAAAAGTTTTCACAAGGTACAATCCCTGAATTAGAATGCTCCATAATGAAAGATGAATCACAGAATACTACGAAGTGTGTAGGTAAAACTGTTTCTACGAATACAGAAACAATTTGGCAAGAAGCAACAATTTTAGCCGATACCAGCCAACTTTTGATAGGAACATTAGAGAAAATTGTCAATATgaagaaatttgataatcCAGCAAAAGAGACCCAAGTCCTCAAATGTTCAGACAAGCCTTCtatgataaataaaactcaTAATGATCACGTTGATTGTCAGAGTCAGATAACATCTACAACAAACATAAAAGAATTTACATCAATGGAATGTCAGACATTGCAAAGTTGCAGTGTTTTACAAGAAAGGtacaaaaattcattgaagGCTATACCAGTAGAGGTGGAAATGGATTCGACATCAGTAGAAAAGTCccttgaaatatttgaaaatcaaagtatTCTAGTACTCCAGCCCTTGAGTGAACTGGatcatacatattttattgCCAAACCAAATTTCGAGGAACGTAAGTTAATTAAAGAAAGATTAAACgcgaatttcaacatttcaaataAAGAAGTGACCAAATATAATGAATCCTGTAATGAAACTAGCAAGAAACTGACAAACTCTGATGACCCCTCACAACTGAATGTTTCATTACCTGCAGACAATCACATAAACAATAAAGAGTGTCAAGTTATCTGTTCAGATGTTGAAGACATGGCGAATTCAACAGACAAAAAGCAATCTGCCGTTATATTTGCGTGCCAGCACACAACAGATTCTAATCCCGgctctaacaataagaaagaACCTCAAGAAGGTCACGATTCATGTTCAAATGATGATGAATGTTTGATATGTCTTCAATCGTCTTCAGAGTCAGATAACTCGCAGTTTCCTTGCAGCCAAGATTGTTTAGACGAAGAAATGTGTTCAAAAGTTTGTGCAGCAATTACCGACTTTGACGAGACGTTACAATTTGGTTCAATTAATATTGATGGAATATTGAGAAAATTCTTAGCAG AAAATAATGCGTCAAGTGTCAAACTGCCAATTTTAAAAGCACTTATCCAAGAATTGGAGAAGGTCACATATTCCCAGAACGTTGACAGAGATCGACACCAAATACTTCATGAAACGTCAAAACACGATAGTAATCAAAACGATACTGAAGTCAGAAACGCGGTGGAATTGGCACAAGCAGCTGAACCAA GGTTTAATGAGGATCGAACGCGAGCAAGTAGTGTTCAATATGGGGAATCacatgaaaaaatgttgttgaTAATGAAGAATCGGAGGAGTCTAATGATGCCAAATGTTGTAAGAGGGCTCGCTGATGTCCATCCTAGTAAAAATTTAGAGCGCTTGATATTACATAGTACAGATCCACTAGTGTCAGGAACTTTCAATAAGCCAGAATCTGAGACACGATATTCGGTTTTCAACAAATCAGATTCTGAACATACATCATTCAACTTTAAGGATCCTAAAATCCAGGAACATTTAACATCTGTGGCCCAAGCGGCTATACAACAAATAGATATGAAGCCATTAGAAATTTCGGCGGATAATGTACAATCTGTAGCTATcaaaaaagctaaaaaatcGACAATAGCTGAAAAATCTATGAATAATGTCTCTAagtcgaagaaaaacgaacatGGAATGCAAGCTGACTCGGGTGCTTCAGCTGAATCAcatag CTTAGAAGTGGCTCAGGGTACAAAAGATGATACCAGGAATCACAAGATAGAgaatttgcaaaaatattCTGACAAAGATTTGAATGATACAGAATTTAGCAACAGACCACAAATCATTGAGCATTTTCTGGGAAAAATAAGGCTTgaagatatgaaaattcagaacataaatattaataagaaTGATTGTACTCATCTCACACCAATAACAACCAtcgatttggaaaatattgGTATTGGCAAAAGATTAGATCACTCCGTGTCACAAGTTGATATGCAAAAGTATTTTGCTTCAAGCATGCCAGGAATACCAAGAACCAACTTGACAAACTTTAATCAAAGTGCCAGTAAATATCTG gATCAAACATCATGTGATACTTTGTCTGAAGGTGAAATTAACCTACCTAGTTCATGCTCACGTTCACTGGGGGAAGTGAGGATCACTACATCCAGCTGCAGCACAACTGTGGAAAAAAGTTATAGAGATCCGGATGGATTCACAGTCATTGTGACAAAAAGCGTCCTTGACTCAACATTAGCTACATGCACA CACGTGGATTCTATTGAAATGGGAAAAGCATTAGAGCTGGCACCATATATCTTCGTGTGCAACGTTCAAAACAACTGGTCGCGCGTTCGCGGCACAAGTAGTTACCTGTGTGCTGCTCATGGATGGTGGAAGTAG